TCCACTGCTTGATCTGATTGGCGTGCACGTCGAACTGCTGGGACAGTTCCACCAGCGTCTGTTCGCCCCTGATCGCGGCGAGCGCCACCTTTGCCTTGAAAGCCGGGCTATGGTTCCGGCGCGGTCGTCTCGTCATGGTATCTCCTGTTCCCGGCATCTAAGCCGAAGTCAGGCAGAAATTCCACTTATCCTGGCTGTTCAGATTTCCCGAGCCAGCTCTCTATCTTCCAACCCGCCTCCTTGGCTTTATCAAACCGACTAAGAATGAAGGCATCGAGTTTGTTCGTCTGTCGTGAGACGAACGTAGGGCTATTGTCGTAGCACCGAACGTAGAAGAGCAATCGCCCTGCTCTCTCAATATCTCTCCGGCGAATCTGCCAAGCCTTCAGCTGTGATGGCGTGGGAGATGCATCTAGCTGTTTAGTCCCGGCATTTGATGGTGCATTATTTTCCTTAGAATGGAGGGAGGCACTATGGGCCAGGTTCTACACGGGAGCGCCACAACGACAGAGGCAATCCGTCGAGCAATACAAAATAGTGAAGAGAGCCTGAGAGCGCTTTCAAAGCGGTATGGGGTCAATCAGAAGACAATAGCCAAATGGAAGAGACGGACATCATTGGCCGATCTTCCGACAGGCCCGAAGGACCCGCATTCGACAATCCTCTCCCTTGAAGAAGAAGCCGTCATCGTCGCCTTTCGCAGGCATACATTGCTGCCTCTTGATGACTGCCTCTATGCCCTTCAACCGACGATCCCGCATCTGACACGTTCGTCCCTGCACAGGTGTCTGCAGCGCCACGGCATTTCACGCCTGCCGGAAGTGAAAGGCGACAAAGAACCGAAGAAAAAGTTCAAAAGCTACCCGATCGGCTACTTCCACGTCGATATTGCCGAGGTGCAGACGGCTGAGGGCAAGCTCTATCTCTTCGTGGCGATTGATCGCACGTCCAAGTTCGCCTTCGCTGAGCTCTATGCCAAAGCTGGCAAGATGAATGCCGCCCAGTTCCTGCGCAACCTGATCGCGGCGGTGCCCTACACCATCCATACTATCCTGACCGATAATGGCATCCAGTTCACCAACCGGGCCTGTGACCAAAATGCCTTCCAGCACATCTTCGACCGAGTCTGTGAGGAATACGAGATCGAGCATCGCCTGACAAAGGTTAAGCACCCATGGACCAATGGGCAGGTCGAGCGGATGAACCGGACGATCAAGGAAGCGACTGTCAAGCGCTTCCACTACGACGATCACGCACAACTGAAAAAGCATCTCGCCGACTTCATCGACGCCTACAATTTTGGGCGCAGGCTCAAGACACTAAAGGGCCTCACCCCCTACGAGTTCATCTGCAAAAGGTGGACTTCCGAGCCAGATCGATTCATCATCGATCCTATCCATCAAATGCCGGGACTAAACACCTAGCGGCTCCTGCAACACCTTTATGTCGGCCGCCGTAATCAACGCGGTGACCACGCCTTCTCGCTCAAGACGGATGACGTCGCCAGTGGCCTGCAAAACGGCATAGTCAATGCGGGCAATTTTATAAGGGTTGTCGGTAGCGACAGCCCTCAATTCGAGTGGATCGGCTGAGCCCTCGCCCTCAACAACGAACTCACCTCGAACTTCAGCTCCCGACCCCACGAAGTGGAGCCGGTCCCCTTTTGAAAGGTCTAAAATCACCGCCCGGCCTCCCGCTCAAGGAGCCATACGTTGGTGTTTCCCTTCAGACCCGTGTTCAGGTCAATCGAAACGAAGCCGCGCGAATGCAGCGCATGAAGCTTCGCCCGACCAAAGGGACCGTCGCCCAGCGCTTTCGCCAACCGCCAATACTGCTTTGGGCCGTCACTTTTGAACTCGTTCTGGCATAGATGCTCATCGTAAGCATCAATCGCGACCCATTTGTCGAAATTCAAACGCCTCACGGTCTCTATCACTTCATAGGTGAAGTGCTTCTTCCGCCTTAGCTCGAAGAACTTGAACCCGCGACGGCGATAAACCTCCTTCGCCAAAACGAGCTTCTGCTGATAGGCCTCATCACCATCGCGGGGATCAACATCCTCCTTGATTTCAAGAATGATCGTTTGCAAATGCTCCTTCGCGCCTCTTCCCACAGGTTTCGCGGCCGCCTCCGAGAAAGACATCCCCCTTTGCAGGTCAATACCGAGAGAGGTTCGGGCCTTCAGCATCATATCCGGGAAGTACAAGAGCGGAGCACCCCGACCGCGCACCATCATTTCTAACCGATGGGGCTGGGCCAGCCACATATCGATGCGACTGGAGGCATCGGCCATCTGAAACGCTATACGTTCCAGGCGAGACTCCCAAGGCATGGTCATCCCGGCCTTGATTGACGGAAAAGTGCCAGTGGGCTTGGTTTGCCGCCCGTTTATGATCCGGCGAACGGGGCCCCCATCACTGGCCCACAGAATTCTGGCGATAGTCCCTGCCGACCGTTCCTCAACCGTCGTCGAAACGTTTTCAATATCGACGTCCATGCTAGCTCCTTTTAAAAAATCCTGTGCATAGGAAACAAGAACTCCGCTCCGCGCCCCTATGTTTTCGGGTCCGCAGATGACAGGCTGTTCTCTTGGTGTTAAGGCTTACTAATACAGCTGGCACGAACTCAGACATCGGCCAGCAGCAACTGAATGGAACGCTTAAAGCGATTCTATCTGAGATGGAAGGGTCATGATGACCTCGGTTGAAAACCGTCCTTCAAAGCCGGATAAGGCGATTGGGGCGATACTTGCCTCCCTTGACGAGCAGATCACCCGTCAGGGGATCGACATCGATGCTCTCAAACAAGAGATCGAAAAGCTCACTCTACAGGTCCGAGAAAGAGAGAAGGACGTCAGCCGAATCCGGGAGGCGAGACGACAGCTGACGCTGATCCAAACTACGCAGCTAGAAGCGGAGGAAATCGCATCTGAAGCCTTAAAGGTGCCTGAAGGCTTCGCAAAACGGCATGCAGAGCGGAAAAATGGGCAAGCCTGGCAAGTTCGACAACAGGCCTACCTGATATTGAAGGAGACGGGGCATCCGCTTAGTCGAGCGGAATTGCTTGAGAAAATGACTGCTGCGGGCTTCGTTATCGACTCCCCGCGTCCTCTCCACCGTATCGGGAAGATACTGTGGGAAGCAAAAGACGCTTTTGTCTATCATGACAACGGCTATTGGCTAGTAGGTGAGCCGGTTACCGAGCCGGTCGAGCGCATCAAACGATTTAGGACTCGGAAGCCCCGCAAGAAGAAAACCTTGGAAACCTAGAGAGGAGTGTCAATTCTAAAGGAATTCTATTAAAATTAACGTGCAAATCGTTTGGTCGCCTAAAATGTTGACATTTCAAACATAAGGGCATTCCAGAGGAATTCGCCTGCGACACGTTACTCTGTAATTCCTTGAGCATCTGTGGGTTTTGGCTTTAAAGCCACTGCGTCGAAGCGTGCTGGTGGCCACCCACAAAGGAATTTCTCTCACTACCGCCGACCGAGAATTCCCAAGACAGGCAGCTCTCCAAAGGAATTCTTGCGCGTTGCTAGGATTTTTCCCTCCAAATGCAGGGTGTATTTCCTTATCGAATTCCTTTCCGCCATTTAAAAGGATTCCTTGAGAAAGCTCTGAGGCCGAATGCCGGTTTCGGAAACACAAAAAGGGTTCGAGCGCTGAAGCATGGGTGCTGCAAGTTCTAAACCCTTGCTCCCCGAGGCCGGAAATTCGATCAATTCAGCGCGTTGGATGACATCCATATGTGCCGAGTAGGCCGACCGTCGGGTTGCGGATCAACAACCACGTCAGATACCTTCCTCCTCAACTTATTATAGAATTTCGAGTCGGGGGTGGCGTGAGCGATTATTGGTCAGACAGGGCAGGATTGGCTGCCAACTTACGTCTCCTTACCCGAGAGGGGAAGTGGCTTGCCTGGGAAGACCGCGACGCCGATCCAGATGATGCTTCGAGCAGGAGAATAGCCGGAGCTAAGACGCGCGTTGAGGACACACTGAGCCAGGCGCTTCATTCTACCAACGTGATAGCCTTGCTGGGTTCGGGGGCTTCTTTTTGCGCAAAGAACGCGACTGTCAAACGAGCCCCTGGAATGGCCGACTTGTGGCATGCCGCGAGGGACAAGGTTTGCGAAGGAAATTTGTTTGGTCACGATGACTTCGACAACGTGGTAATTGATGTCATCGGCTCGCTGCCCGAAGAAGGTAAGGCTGGCGACATCGAGAACCTTCTAAGTCTTTGTAAAATGAAGCTTGAACTCCTGGAAGCTAGGGCTAAAAATCAGAAGCCCGTTGGTGAGGTTGCGCCATCGGACAGCTCGG
The Rhizobium leguminosarum DNA segment above includes these coding regions:
- a CDS encoding IS481 family transposase, with protein sequence MGQVLHGSATTTEAIRRAIQNSEESLRALSKRYGVNQKTIAKWKRRTSLADLPTGPKDPHSTILSLEEEAVIVAFRRHTLLPLDDCLYALQPTIPHLTRSSLHRCLQRHGISRLPEVKGDKEPKKKFKSYPIGYFHVDIAEVQTAEGKLYLFVAIDRTSKFAFAELYAKAGKMNAAQFLRNLIAAVPYTIHTILTDNGIQFTNRACDQNAFQHIFDRVCEEYEIEHRLTKVKHPWTNGQVERMNRTIKEATVKRFHYDDHAQLKKHLADFIDAYNFGRRLKTLKGLTPYEFICKRWTSEPDRFIIDPIHQMPGLNT